Proteins from one Candida orthopsilosis Co 90-125, chromosome 2 draft sequence genomic window:
- a CDS encoding Ypt7 protein (protein of YPT/RAB family) → MSSAKHQTHDGTKRISEPSDGPNNIQQHLDLPPTLKVVLLGDSGVGKTCLRSQFVHHMFTNAYKATIGGDYLTSTIKLSPLEKDTSAFEGDVTASSVTTVDNTTTRAKSTIDKINLQIWDTAGQERFNSISQAFYRGADVCVLCYDITNYESVLSLKDWFDRFMQHCHVSQPGIVIVGNKMDQGKDRVVDKEEIKDIITNTTTTTNIGDYVYDWKLDLLEVSAKQLQSVESLFTRVGELGRTILLGDDYERRRLQEFDNIDLRGAHKELSSSRCAC, encoded by the coding sequence ATGTCAAGTGCTAAACATCAAACACATGACGGCACTAAACGAATTTCAGAGCCTTCAGATGGCCCGAATAACATCCAACAGCATTTGGACCTCCCACCTACTTTAAAAGTTGTGCTTTTAGGAGATCTGGGTGTCGGAAAAACTTGCTTACGTTCCCAATTTGTCCACCATATGTTTACCAACGCATACAAAGCTACAATCGGCGGCGATTATCTAACATCAACTATCAAACTATCGCCACTAGAGAAAGATACTTCGGCTTTTGAGGGTGACGTCACTGCCAGTTCAGTTACAACTGTTGATAATACCACGACTCGAGCCAAATCAACTATagataaaatcaatttacaaatttgGGATACTGCTGGTCAAGAACGATTCAATTCCATATCACAAGCATTTTACCGTGGGGCTGACGTTTGTGTTCTTTGTTATGACATCACCAATTACGAATCAGTTTTGAGTTTAAAAGATTGGTTTGATAGATTTATGCAACATTGTCATGTATCACAGCCCGGTATTGTTATAGTAGGAAACAAAATGGATCAAGGGAAAGACCGAGTTGTGGATAAAGAAGAGATCAAAGATATAATCACCAATACTACTACGACGACTAATATTGGTGACTACGTATACGATTGGAAATTGGATTTGCTTGAGGTGAGTGCAAAACAGTTGCAATCGGTGGAGTCATTGTTTACTAGGGTAGGTGAGTTAGGAAGGACTATTTTACTAGGAGATGATTACGAACGCAGGAGGTTACAAGAGTTTGACAATATTGATTTAAGAGGTGCACATAAGGAACTTTCTTCAAGTCGATGTGCATGTTGA
- a CDS encoding Cdc73 protein (protein similar to S. cerevisiae Cdc73p, which a transcription elongation factor): protein MSGVTALKALRHAAIASDSIKLYSGDGQDTELIQEATQVQFGDNEKKYDLDLKTNFYNDDEPQDLKSVVFCWIEEQTPDVDYKSKASKHGIPAFAYLQRYDLITWLKGTIDSCQFVKEEKEEGKSEAVKADVKTDAVKSKKHKLDDPQMERISQFEKESVDHNAVLRGSKNIDFSYLISDAKKFMHELKRAKPSSKEAKKESGSKKQPIIIVSPATTALLSLSNIKEFLENGRYTEPVPSNRPHSGVVILNHPSDRLISTGQKIMVVDNVDLFTNPDYWNRVIAIFTTGQSWQFSKYKFSKPEVLFQKYQGYYLGYQGEATPHQIKEWNVHEIKVDRGEKRFKDKVIVRDFWVEIDKILTNKGYGKS from the coding sequence ATGTCAGGTGTAACAGCTCTCAAAGCTCTACGCCATGCTGCTATTGCCAGCGATTCCATCAAGCTCTACAGTGGTGATGGGCAAGATACGGAACTCATTCAAGAAGCCACGCAAgttcaatttggtgataatgAGAAAAAGTACGATTTAGACTTGAAAACGAACTTTTACAATGACGATGAGCCACAGGACTTAAAATCAGTCGTGTTTTGTTGGATAGAGGAACAAACCCCAGATGTTGATTACAAGTCTAAAGCAAGTAAACATGGAATACCTGCGTTTGCCTATTTGCAAAGATATGACTTGATAACCTGGTTAAAGGGAACCATTGACAGTTGTCAGTTTGTTaaggaagaaaaggaagaaggaaaaagtGAAGCGGTCAAAGCTGATGTCAAAACTGATGCTGTCAAATCGAAAAAACACAAACTTGACGATCCGCAGATGGAAAGAATAAGTCAGTTTGAAAAGGAGTCGGTTGATCATAATGCCGTATTGAGAGGTTCCAAGAACATTGACTTTAGCTATCTAATATCAGATGCCAAAAAGTTCATGCATGAATTGAAACGTGCTAAACCAAGCAGTAAAGAAGCCAAGAAGGAAAGTGGGTCAAAGAAACAACCAATCATTATTGTATCTCCTGCTACGACAGCACTCCTTTCATTATCCAATATAAAAGAGTTTCTTGAGAATGGACGCTACACAGAGCCTGTCCCAAGCAACAGACCACATTCCGGTGTTGTTATTCTCAACCATCCTTCAGACAGATTAATATCCACTGGTCAAAAAATTATGGTGGTTGACAATGTGGACTTATTCACTAATCCAGATTATTGGAATAGAGTAATTGCAATCTTCACTACAGGCCAAAGCTggcaattttcaaagtacAAGTTTTCCAAACCAGAGgtcttgtttcaaaaatatcaagGGTATTATTTGGGATACCAAGGAGAGGCCACGCCGCATCAAATAAAAGAATGGAATGTTCATGAAATAAAAGTTGACAGAGGTGAAAAGAGATTCAAAGATAAGGTGATTGTTCGTGATTTTTGGGTCGAAATTGACAAGATACTTACTAACAAGGGGTATGGCAAGCTGTGA
- a CDS encoding Ykt6 protein of the vacuolar SNARE complex (with a predicted role in vacuolar fusion), with protein MKVYYIGILNTSGDKSIELTSARDLSQFSFFERNGVSQFMTFFAETVSQRTPAGQRQSVEEGNYVGHTYTRSEGISGVIITDKEYPVRPAYTLINKILEEYLSLHPKSEWQNLEQTNSTLAYSELETYLKKYQDPSQADSIMKVQQELDDTKVVLHKTIEGVLQRGEKLDALVDKSEALSSSSRMFYKQAKKTNSCCIIM; from the coding sequence ATGAAGGTCTATTACATTGGTATATTAAATACAAGCGGAGACAAATCCATCGAACTAACCTCAGCAAGAGATTTGTCTCaattttccttctttgaaAGGAATGGGGTATCACAATTTATGACGTTTTTCGCAGAAACTGTATCTCAAAGGACCCCAGCTGGACAAAGACAGAGTGTTGAAGAGGGCAATTATGTTGGCCATACATATACCAGATCTGAAGGGATTTCAGGTGTCATAATAACTGACAAAGAATACCCAGTAAGGCCAGCATACACATTGattaataaaattttggaaGAATATTTATCTTTACATCCTAAATCTGAATGGCAAAACCTTGAACAGACTAATTCTACATTGGCTTATTCAGAATTGGAAacttatttgaaaaagtacCAAGATCCATCACAAGCTGACTCAATAATGAAGGTGcaacaagaattggatgataCAAAAGTAGTGTTGCATAAAACTATTGAAGGCGTGTTACAAAGGGGTGAAAAGTTGGATGCTTTAGTGGACAAGTCAGAGGCTTTGAGTAGTTCATCAAGAATGTTTTACAAGCAGGCCAAAAAGACAAATTCATGTTGTATAATAATGTAA